From one Balaenoptera acutorostrata chromosome 6, mBalAcu1.1, whole genome shotgun sequence genomic stretch:
- the ABHD17B gene encoding alpha/beta hydrolase domain-containing protein 17B, whose translation MNNLSFSELCCLFCCPPCPGKIASKLAFLPPDPTYTLMCDESGSRWTLHLSERADWQYSSREKDAIECFMTRTSKGNRIACMFVRCSPNAKYTLLFSHGNAVDLGQMSSFYIGLGSRINCNIFSYDYSGYGASSGKPTEKNLYADIEAAWLALRTRYGIRPENVIIYGQSIGTVPSVDLAARYESAAVILHSPLTSGMRVAFPDTKKTYCFDAFPNIDKISKITSPVLIIHGTEDEVIDFSHGLALFERCQRPVEPLWVEGAGHNDVELYGQYLERLKQFVSQELVNL comes from the exons atGAATAATCTTTCATTTAGTGAGCTGTGTTGCCTCTTCTGCTGTCCACCTTGTCCAGGGAAAATTGCTTCAAAATTAGCATTTTTGCCACCTGATCCAACTTACACGCTGATGTGTGATGAAAGTGGAAGCCGCTGGACGTTACACCTATCAGAACGAGCAGACTGGCAATATTCTTCTAGAGAAAAAGATGCTATTGAGTGTTTCATGACTAGAACCAGTAAAGGCAACAGAATTGCCTGCATGTTTGTGCGTTGTTCACCCAATGCCAAATACACTTTACTCTTTTCACACGGAAATGCTGTTGATCTTGGTCAAATGAGCAGCTTTTACATAGGACTGGGATCACGGATTAATTGTAATATATTCTCATATGATTATTCTGGATATGGTGCAAGTTCTGGGAAACCAACAGAGAAGAACCTCTATGCAGACATAGAAGCTGCTTGGCTTGCTCTTAGGACAAG ATACGGCATTCGCCCTGAAAATGTGATTATATATGGCCAAAGTATAGGGACAGTACCATCTGTGGATCTCGCTGCTCGGTATGAGAGTGCTGCTGTTATTCTTCATTCTCCTTTGACCTCAGGAATGCGAGTCGCTTTTCCTGATACCAAGAAGACCTACTGTTTTGATGCATTCCCAAA CATTGACAAAATCTCTAAGATTACCTCTCCAGTATTAATAATTCATGGGACTGAAGATGAAGTCATTGACTTTTCACATGGCCTCGCATTGTTTGAGCGTTGCCAAAGACCTGTGGAGCCTCTGTGGGTTGAAGGGGCAGGTCACAATGATGTGGAACTTTATGGACAGTATCTTGAAAGATTGAAACAGTTTGTGTCACAGGAACtggtaaatttataa